A single region of the Polyodon spathula isolate WHYD16114869_AA chromosome 12, ASM1765450v1, whole genome shotgun sequence genome encodes:
- the LOC121324288 gene encoding extensin-like gives MCLTLASPFSSMGGGTKPFECVKQTPSEKRRESSPIQNQRHVWEFVKHPHVLRGLEQNTIPTPPSPRPLPEHVGTLPTDRLSPNLVPSPPSPLSPDLGLEPPPPRGLPEPRHPPLEQWGGSPNLETPPHALSSPHKHRAPPHERSFPKTPSHPPGVHALERGRSPRRIGVGPSSGVGAVGGRPNLMSLRQWGGVPPLLAPSPSNLVEQWGESGSATSSAPKSHPGPFVPRQPPLVHPGGERQGNPPWGGSVPLGPRGPPLVPPRPFVPRHPPSSHPVPFEPRNPPSSHPSPSDSFTTSSPRPRPLEPRSQPVPGTSSPPLVTRSPNHPPSSHPVPFASSPPSSTPVPPNLVTPPSSLRPLRNSSPPRPTRSPWAPRNPPSSPHVPFDPVTPPRPTPSHFEPRHPPCPTPSPSNLVTPPRPPVPSSPPLGPPRPPRPSNLVTPPSSLSNLVTPPRPTRPL, from the exons ATGTGTCTGACCCTCGcctctccattcagttcaatgggcgGAGGTACCAAGCCATTCGAGTGTGTGAAGCAAACCCCCAgcgagaagaggagagagagcagtccTATACAGAACCAGCGACACGTCTGGGAG TTCGTCAAACACCCCCACGTCCTCAGGGGTTTGGAGCAAAACACCATTCCCACCCCTCCCTCGCCCCGGCCACTCCCCGAACATGTGGGGACCCTCCCCACGGACAGGCTCTCCCCGAACCTCGTCCCCTccccaccctctcccctctccccagaCCTCGGTTTGGAGCCCCCCCCGCCTCGGGGTCTCCCAGAACCTCGTCACCCACCCTTGGAGCAGTGGGGGGGCTCCCCAAACCTCGAGACCCCCCCACACGCCCTGTCCTCTCCCCACAAACATCGTGCCCCCCCCCACGAGAGGTCCTTCCCCAAAACTCCGTCACACCCCCCCGGGGTGCACGCCCTGGAGAGGGGTCGCAGTCCCCGGAGGATCGGGGTGGGACCCTCCTCGGGGGTTGGAGCAGTGGGGGGGCGCCCCAACCTCATGTCACTGAGGCAGTGGGGGGGAGTACCCCCCCTCCTCGCCCCGTCCCCTTCGAACCTCGTGGAGCAGTGGGGGGAGTCAGGGTCGGCAACCTCGTCAGCCCCCAAGTCCCACCCCGGGCCCTTCGTACCTCGTCAACCCCCCCTCGTCCACCCCGGGGGGGAGCGACAGGGGAACCCCCCCTGGGGGGGGAGCGTACCCTTGGGGCCTCGGGGACCCCCCCTCGTCCCACCCCGTCCCTTCGTACCTCGTCACCCCCCCTCGTCCCACCCCGTCCCCTTCGAACCTCGTAACCCCCCCTCGTCCCACCCGTCCCCTTCGGACTCGTTCACCACCTCGTCACCCCGTCCCCGTCCCCTCGAACCTCGGTCCCAGCCCGTCCCTGGAACCTCGTCACCCCCCCTCGTCACCCGGTCCCCTAACCACCCCCCCTCGTCCCACCCCGTCCCCTTCGCCTCGTCACCCCCCTCGTCCACCCCCGTCCCTCCAAACCTCGTCACCCCCCCCTCGTCCCTTCGTCCCCTGCGTAACTCGTCACCCCCTCGTCCCACCCGGTCCCCTTGGGCACCTCGGAACCCCCCCTCGTCCCCCCACGTTCCCTTCGACCCCGTCACCCCCCCTCGTCCCACCCCGTCCCACTTCGAACCTCGTCACCCCCCCTGTCCCACCCCGTCCCCTTCGAACCTCGTCACCCCCCCTCGTCCACCCGTCCCCTCGTCACCCCCCCTCGGCCCACCCCGTCCACCCCGCCCCTCGAACCTCGTCACACCCCCCTCGTCCCTTTCGAACCTCGTCACACCCCCTCGTCCCACCCGTCCCCTTTGA